One Phaseolus vulgaris cultivar G19833 chromosome 2, P. vulgaris v2.0, whole genome shotgun sequence DNA window includes the following coding sequences:
- the LOC137810659 gene encoding uncharacterized protein gives MGNCQAVDAAVLVIQHPCGKIERLYWPVTASEVMRTNPGHYVSLIIPLPVPPQDQNQDQKTVRFTRVKLLRPNETLNLGHAYRLITTQEVMKVLKAKKHAKTRKPQAETVEKAHTIQPEKQSSASEPHTGGESTHQGTRAERHRPRANSANPAVVRSKSWRPSLQSISESAS, from the exons ATGGGGAATTGCCAAGCTGTGGATGCTGCTGTGCTTGTGATCCAACACCCTTGTGGGAAGATAGAGAGGTTGTATTGGCCAGTCACAGCAAGTGAGGTTATGAGAACCAACCCAGGTCACTATGTGTCTTTGATAATACCATTGCCTGTGCCACCACAGGACCAGAATCAAGACCAGAAAACGGTGCGTTTCACCCGCGTTAAGCTCCTCCGGCCTAATGAGACTCTCAACCTTGGCCATGCCTACAGGCTCATCACCACTCAAG AGGTTATGAAGGTTTTGAAAGCAAAGAAGCATGCAAAGACAAGGAAGCCACAGGCTGAGACAGTTGAGAAGGCACACACAATACAACCGGAGAAGCAGAGTTCAGCCAGTGAGCCACACACAGGAGGGGAGTCTACACACCAG GGAACGAGGGCAGAGAGACACAGGCCAAGGGCGAATTCAGCAAATCCTGCTGTTGTGAGGTCAAAATCCTGGCGCCCTTCATTGCAGAGTATTTCAGAATCCGCAAGTTGA